A DNA window from Luteolibacter luteus contains the following coding sequences:
- a CDS encoding DUF3500 domain-containing protein encodes MKTPLLAFLLSLPLAAQDLPSIALMKSAADSFLGSLDESKREKAVFPFDGDQRENFKFTPQQRVGLPLKDMDEKQKDAAMKLLEAALSDKGKLKAMQIMTLEGVLREMEKNPEYRDPGKYYVSIFGKPGDEKGWGWKFEGHHLALNYTVVGGKEISVTPSFFAANPAEVRQGEHTGLRVLKAEEDLAMALVNVLLEGGKKEVIFSEKAPGEILTAENRKATALESVGVPAADMSEAQKKALLELITEYTGRHRKDLADADMAKIEKAGIDKIRFGWAGGTKRGEAWYYRIQGPTFLMEAANTQNNANHIHATWRDFEGDFGRDILSEHYHQHEKDHGDHQ; translated from the coding sequence ATGAAAACCCCGCTCCTCGCCTTCCTTTTGTCGCTTCCCCTCGCCGCGCAGGATCTTCCGTCGATCGCGCTGATGAAATCCGCGGCTGACAGTTTCCTCGGCTCGCTCGACGAGTCAAAGCGCGAGAAAGCCGTCTTCCCCTTTGACGGGGACCAGCGCGAGAACTTCAAGTTCACCCCCCAGCAGCGGGTCGGCCTGCCGCTGAAGGACATGGACGAGAAGCAGAAGGACGCCGCCATGAAGCTTCTGGAGGCCGCCCTCAGCGACAAGGGCAAGCTCAAGGCCATGCAGATCATGACGCTGGAAGGCGTGCTGCGGGAGATGGAGAAAAACCCCGAGTATCGCGATCCGGGCAAATACTACGTCTCGATCTTCGGCAAGCCGGGCGATGAGAAGGGCTGGGGCTGGAAGTTCGAAGGCCACCACCTCGCGCTCAACTACACGGTCGTCGGCGGCAAGGAGATCTCCGTCACGCCATCTTTCTTCGCCGCAAATCCGGCCGAAGTCCGCCAGGGCGAACACACCGGCCTGCGCGTCCTGAAGGCCGAGGAAGACCTGGCAATGGCGCTGGTGAACGTGCTGCTGGAAGGCGGCAAGAAAGAGGTCATTTTCAGCGAGAAGGCTCCGGGTGAAATCCTCACCGCGGAGAACCGAAAGGCCACCGCATTGGAATCCGTGGGAGTGCCCGCTGCCGACATGAGCGAGGCCCAGAAGAAGGCGCTGCTCGAACTGATCACTGAATACACCGGACGTCACCGCAAGGATCTGGCCGATGCCGATATGGCGAAGATCGAGAAGGCCGGCATCGACAAGATCCGCTTCGGCTGGGCCGGCGGGACCAAACGCGGCGAGGCATGGTACTACCGCATCCAAGGTCCGACCTTCCTGATGGAAGCCGCGAACACCCAAAACAATGCCAACCACATTCATGCCACCTGGCGTGACTTCGAAGGCGATTTCGGCCGCGACATCCTTTCCGAACACTATCACCAGCACGAGAAGGACCACGGCGATCACCAGTGA
- a CDS encoding discoidin domain-containing protein, whose protein sequence is MKEDRLDLLLHALFEESLGTAEREELNALLIESPEARVHYRHAAALHAALARKAAAPTYFEAAPEKKITRFPKPWLAAAAAVALLGTATAIFVTRPRGPVANVLEAQGIAWAEGSPAPAKGRVPVSVPVEFRSGFIRLGFPSGASVTLEGPCRFRLDEKEALTVLHGRVSVHTPDGAEGFRVDTPGGRFVDLGTEFGLAVGSDGAAPVVLTEVFKGEVEVQTASQDSKRLTIGQSGALVRESGQSKLLSYLDESPVMLVNHTKELPFSSTSEGNLALGKPVFSPGYCTRPHGSVFPPDNLTDGRLNDSGVPGDWSFWLAPDSEDGEFTVDLLEPSKIGRLSMQNTNNRGNDDRGIRTFDAYGSIDNKTFFPLVKGEIPRVEKDDGAEFPFHDFSFDSVEARYVKVVVTSHYRHLKRPANHPCQGGGLNEIRIFAR, encoded by the coding sequence ATGAAGGAAGACCGTCTCGACCTGCTCCTGCACGCGCTCTTCGAGGAGTCCCTCGGCACTGCAGAGCGTGAGGAATTGAACGCGCTGTTGATCGAGAGCCCGGAAGCACGCGTCCACTACCGGCATGCTGCGGCTCTTCATGCGGCACTGGCGCGGAAGGCAGCCGCTCCGACTTACTTCGAAGCCGCACCGGAAAAAAAGATCACCCGTTTCCCGAAGCCATGGCTTGCTGCGGCAGCCGCGGTCGCCTTGTTAGGGACAGCCACCGCGATCTTCGTCACCCGCCCGCGTGGACCGGTGGCGAATGTGCTGGAAGCCCAGGGCATTGCGTGGGCGGAGGGATCTCCCGCGCCTGCGAAGGGACGGGTTCCAGTTTCCGTACCGGTGGAATTCCGCAGCGGCTTCATCCGCCTCGGCTTCCCCAGTGGGGCCAGCGTGACCTTGGAAGGTCCCTGCCGCTTCCGTCTCGATGAAAAGGAGGCACTCACCGTGCTTCATGGTCGCGTCTCGGTTCACACGCCGGATGGCGCGGAAGGCTTCCGCGTCGATACGCCGGGTGGACGCTTCGTCGATCTGGGCACCGAGTTCGGTCTCGCGGTAGGTAGCGATGGCGCGGCACCGGTGGTGCTGACGGAAGTCTTCAAGGGCGAGGTCGAGGTTCAGACGGCCTCGCAGGACAGCAAGCGCCTGACCATCGGCCAGAGCGGTGCCTTGGTCCGTGAGTCGGGGCAATCGAAGCTTTTGTCCTATCTCGATGAGTCGCCGGTGATGCTGGTGAATCACACCAAGGAACTTCCCTTCAGCTCCACGAGCGAAGGGAACCTAGCACTGGGCAAGCCGGTCTTCAGCCCGGGCTATTGCACGCGCCCGCACGGCTCGGTCTTTCCTCCGGACAATCTCACCGATGGCCGCCTGAATGACAGCGGCGTGCCCGGCGATTGGTCCTTCTGGCTCGCACCGGATTCGGAGGACGGCGAGTTCACGGTAGACCTCTTGGAGCCCTCGAAGATCGGCCGACTGTCGATGCAGAACACGAACAACCGCGGCAATGACGACCGCGGGATCCGGACCTTCGATGCCTACGGGTCGATCGATAACAAGACCTTCTTCCCGCTCGTGAAGGGCGAGATCCCGCGCGTGGAGAAGGATGACGGCGCGGAATTTCCCTTCCACGACTTCAGCTTCGATTCCGTGGAGGCCCGCTACGTGAAGGTGGTGGTGACCAGCCACTATCGTCACCTCAAGCGCCCCGCCAATCATCCCTGCCAGGGCGGCGGCCTGAACGAGATCCGAATTTTTGCCCGATGA
- a CDS encoding alpha/beta hydrolase has translation MATRSRILRHMFFWIFVPIAGLLLLLMGCQNKLIYFPRPYGNNHVANWASEPGTTVINYETKEGKQQAYLLSATPKPERLWLVCGGNGTLALEWSDWLRENAPSQDAWLMIDIPGYGACSGKAHPSTIRHSLEAVVPAGMAQLGWTLPADQGKLRFFGHSLGAAVCLMGADEFDIRRGVILTPFTSTMEMTKVMLGVNLGPLVLHRFDNRARLKEISSRGEASVFILHGDDDEAIPVEMSRTLAREFPAVVRYIEIPGGRHNNLSDLAPERIVKAMEEARKE, from the coding sequence ATGGCTACCCGGTCCCGCATCTTGCGCCACATGTTCTTCTGGATCTTCGTGCCGATTGCGGGGCTCTTGCTGCTCCTGATGGGTTGCCAGAACAAGCTGATCTATTTTCCCCGGCCCTACGGAAACAATCATGTGGCAAACTGGGCCTCCGAGCCCGGGACCACGGTGATCAATTACGAGACGAAGGAGGGCAAGCAGCAGGCCTACCTCCTCTCGGCCACTCCGAAGCCGGAACGGCTCTGGCTCGTCTGCGGGGGAAATGGCACACTCGCCTTGGAGTGGTCGGATTGGCTGAGGGAGAATGCGCCCTCGCAGGATGCCTGGTTGATGATCGATATCCCCGGCTACGGGGCCTGCTCCGGGAAAGCGCATCCTTCCACGATCCGCCACAGCTTGGAGGCCGTGGTGCCGGCGGGAATGGCGCAGCTCGGGTGGACGCTACCGGCGGATCAGGGAAAGCTGCGTTTTTTCGGCCACAGCCTGGGTGCCGCGGTCTGCCTCATGGGCGCGGATGAGTTTGATATCCGCCGCGGTGTGATCCTCACGCCCTTCACCAGCACCATGGAGATGACGAAGGTGATGCTCGGTGTGAATCTGGGGCCTCTCGTGCTCCATCGCTTCGACAATCGGGCACGGCTGAAGGAGATCTCCAGCCGCGGCGAGGCATCTGTCTTCATCCTCCACGGAGATGACGATGAGGCGATCCCGGTAGAGATGTCGCGAACCTTGGCGAGGGAATTCCCCGCTGTGGTCCGCTATATCGAGATCCCGGGTGGCCGGCACAATAACCTCTCCGATCTCGCGCCGGAGAGGATCGTGAAGGCGATGGAGGAAGCGAGAAAGGAGTAG
- a CDS encoding SMP-30/gluconolactonase/LRE family protein, with amino-acid sequence MKSLRLLFLIPALASAQESIERLDPALDAIIAPDAKIETLCKGFDWAEGPVWDQKNNRLLFSDVPRNTIYQWKEGDTEASVFMKPSGFTGVGTYGVEPGSNGLAMDEKGQLYACEHGDRRVSYLTPGGGKRTLADNYNGKRFNSPNDLAIAKNGDVYFTDPPYGLPGRENDTEFKELPFNGVFRVTPQGVVSLITRDLDRPNGVALSPDGKILYVAQSHGPLPVIMAYPLKADGSAEPGKVFFNCKELKGPGAPDGIKVDSKGNVFSTGPGGCLIFNPDGKLLGRILCGRPTANIAFGENGTRLYLTSDDRILRVSLAH; translated from the coding sequence ATGAAATCCCTGCGTCTCCTCTTCCTCATCCCCGCCCTCGCATCGGCCCAAGAGAGCATCGAGCGACTCGATCCTGCGCTGGATGCGATCATCGCGCCGGACGCGAAGATCGAGACACTTTGCAAGGGCTTCGACTGGGCGGAAGGACCGGTCTGGGACCAGAAGAACAACCGCCTGCTCTTCTCCGACGTCCCCCGCAACACCATCTACCAGTGGAAGGAAGGCGATACCGAGGCCTCCGTTTTCATGAAGCCTTCCGGCTTCACCGGGGTAGGCACCTATGGTGTGGAGCCCGGCTCGAACGGTCTCGCGATGGATGAGAAGGGCCAGCTCTATGCCTGTGAGCATGGTGACCGCCGCGTGTCCTACCTGACTCCGGGCGGAGGCAAGCGCACCCTCGCCGACAACTACAATGGCAAGCGCTTCAACTCTCCCAACGACCTGGCCATCGCGAAAAATGGCGACGTGTATTTCACCGATCCGCCATATGGCCTTCCCGGCCGCGAGAACGACACCGAATTCAAAGAGCTCCCTTTTAACGGCGTCTTTCGAGTGACACCGCAAGGCGTGGTCTCCCTGATCACCCGCGATCTCGACCGCCCGAACGGCGTCGCCCTTTCGCCCGACGGCAAGATCCTCTACGTGGCCCAATCGCACGGCCCGCTGCCGGTGATCATGGCCTATCCGCTGAAGGCGGATGGCAGCGCGGAGCCCGGGAAGGTCTTCTTCAATTGCAAGGAGCTCAAGGGCCCGGGTGCGCCGGATGGCATCAAGGTGGACTCAAAGGGCAATGTCTTCTCCACAGGCCCCGGCGGCTGCCTGATCTTCAATCCGGATGGCAAGCTGTTAGGCCGTATCCTCTGCGGACGTCCGACCGCCAACATCGCCTTCGGCGAAAACGGCACACGTCTCTACCTCACCTCTGACGACCGAATCCTGCGGGTCTCGCTCGCTCATTGA
- a CDS encoding phosphotransferase produces the protein MEDSGDFADLLSRAELAFEESSGCPVVLSHPVVIKDWRRSRVLRCKVESSAAAIPSLILKQIKEEPERGFSDWASLAFLEGQPGAHELVPRFLGGDPVSRLFLMGDLGEGRNLQGILTGGNPTEVVAALRDLASRMARLHSSTVGKEDAFDAIRSSLPGGSGLGRKKEAENWLVSREKIFAWFEALGCQCPAGFADSLAFIAAAYADAEGFLAFSHGDPAPSNNHFSQAGPRLIDFEYGGFRHALYDITAWNVLCPLPVALVEEMRKCFRDELARSFPLARDELRFSEAWACLCAYRAWAILTWIPPDVIRENRPWADSWGMREAVFVALSRMAGCAPAGKALEASHEAALILLRAMGKQWHSFDSERDLLPKWS, from the coding sequence ATGGAGGACTCTGGGGACTTCGCTGATCTGCTTTCCCGCGCTGAGCTTGCCTTTGAGGAAAGCAGCGGATGTCCCGTGGTCCTTTCGCATCCCGTAGTGATCAAGGATTGGCGGCGCAGCCGCGTCCTGCGCTGCAAGGTGGAATCCTCTGCCGCAGCAATCCCCTCGCTGATCTTGAAACAAATCAAGGAGGAGCCGGAACGTGGTTTTTCCGATTGGGCGAGCTTGGCTTTTCTCGAAGGCCAGCCTGGAGCACATGAACTGGTGCCCCGCTTTCTTGGCGGGGATCCTGTGAGCCGCCTCTTTTTGATGGGGGATCTAGGGGAGGGTAGAAACCTTCAGGGGATCTTGACGGGAGGCAATCCGACGGAAGTGGTGGCTGCTCTCCGGGACCTTGCTTCCCGGATGGCCCGTCTGCATTCGTCCACAGTGGGGAAGGAGGACGCTTTTGATGCGATTCGTTCTTCTCTCCCCGGCGGGTCGGGACTGGGCCGGAAGAAGGAGGCGGAGAATTGGCTAGTCAGCCGCGAGAAGATCTTCGCTTGGTTCGAGGCCTTGGGTTGCCAATGTCCGGCGGGCTTTGCGGATAGCCTCGCATTCATCGCGGCTGCCTATGCGGACGCGGAGGGATTCCTTGCTTTCAGCCACGGGGATCCGGCCCCTTCTAACAATCATTTCAGCCAGGCAGGTCCACGGCTGATCGATTTTGAATACGGAGGCTTCCGTCACGCGCTCTACGATATCACTGCGTGGAACGTGCTCTGTCCCTTGCCGGTGGCTTTGGTCGAAGAGATGCGAAAGTGTTTCCGTGACGAGCTTGCGAGAAGCTTTCCCTTGGCGCGGGATGAGCTGCGATTCTCCGAGGCTTGGGCCTGTCTATGTGCCTATCGCGCATGGGCGATCCTGACGTGGATTCCGCCCGATGTGATCCGGGAGAACCGCCCTTGGGCCGACTCTTGGGGGATGCGTGAAGCGGTCTTTGTCGCGCTTTCCCGGATGGCCGGGTGTGCACCCGCAGGTAAGGCATTGGAGGCTTCACACGAGGCGGCCCTGATCCTGTTGAGAGCCATGGGTAAGCAATGGCATTCTTTCGACAGCGAGCGGGACCTGCTGCCCAAGTGGAGCTGA
- a CDS encoding sigma-70 family RNA polymerase sigma factor, with amino-acid sequence MSAEPHNAEEQIVGLIARHQPEIHRYVLSLLPDRMLADDVVQETNLVLWRKAAEYDPAQPFLPWAFTIALYQVKAARRDAGRDRHVFDDSLVELLAAECLEEHQGDLDQALEKCLQELPERQRQLILERYAPGSSVQDLAAARKQTPTALSLSLMRIRKALETCIERKLATP; translated from the coding sequence ATGTCCGCCGAACCGCACAATGCCGAGGAACAGATCGTGGGGCTGATTGCCCGGCACCAGCCGGAAATCCACCGCTACGTGCTATCCCTGCTGCCTGACCGCATGCTGGCGGACGATGTGGTGCAGGAGACGAATCTGGTGCTGTGGCGGAAGGCCGCGGAGTATGATCCGGCCCAGCCTTTCCTGCCGTGGGCCTTCACCATCGCGCTGTATCAGGTGAAGGCGGCACGCCGTGATGCGGGTCGCGATCGCCATGTCTTCGACGACTCGCTGGTAGAACTGCTCGCCGCGGAGTGCCTAGAAGAACACCAGGGCGATCTGGACCAAGCGCTGGAGAAGTGCCTCCAGGAGCTACCCGAACGCCAGCGGCAGCTGATCCTGGAGCGCTATGCACCCGGCTCCTCCGTCCAGGATCTGGCGGCGGCACGGAAGCAGACGCCCACCGCCCTATCCCTCTCCCTGATGCGGATCCGCAAGGCCCTCGAAACCTGCATCGAGCGCAAGCTCGCCACGCCATGA